One window from the genome of Gadus morhua chromosome 16, gadMor3.0, whole genome shotgun sequence encodes:
- the sln gene encoding sarcolipin → MDRSARELFINFMIVLFTVLLMWLLVKAYQN, encoded by the coding sequence ATGGACCGCTCAGCGCGGGAGCTGTTCATCAACTTCATGATTGTCTTATTCACGGTCCTACTCATGTGGCTGCTTGTCAAAGCATACCAGAACTGA